Proteins co-encoded in one Malus domestica chromosome 09, GDT2T_hap1 genomic window:
- the LOC103443788 gene encoding golgin candidate 5-like yields the protein MAWFSGKVSLGNFPDLAGAVNKLQESVKNIEKNFDSALGFEEREKAESGHEASGLWPSSSERIMSFMGQQNEESNVESSEKAESSDSPPKVDKSPGETESLQLTSTVEDKEGVKAETLQQSTTEQMAAKEENEVVKEEKDDNPAAVVGETKTVIAESEKSESESPSVLVEQPESTVKNAGPSDSVYSQEDNKISVAGPPENSESLQEKSGFLAVDQVEEGSTALLGEEHYIVDMHENLDEHKPQVEKDGHMTQVEENVDMISPVKAEPSTDSQPGGLDEPSVEIHTVGRLSTNQLPSVHHSDDASHTVSELALKEHNAVVEEPEVDQRADENEADVKEQHLSSGENASDSSEALIELEKLKVEMKMMEAALQGAARQAQAKADEIAKFMNENEQLKAAIEDLKRKSSDAEVESLREEYHQRVATLERKVYALTKERDTLRREQNKKSDAAALLKEKDEIINQVMAEGEELSKKQAAQEAQIRKLRAQIREFEEEKKGLSTKLQVEENKVESIKRDKMATEKLLQETIEKHQMELASQKEYYTNALAAAKEAEALAEARANDEARSELERRLKEAEEREALLVQALEELRQTLTRKEQQAVFREDMLLRDIEDLQKRYQASERRCEELITQVPESTRPLLRQIEAMQETNSRRAEAWAAVERSLNSRLQEAEAKAAAAEERERSVNERLSQTLSRINVLEAQISCLRAEQSQLSKSVEKERQRAAENRQEYLAAKEEADTQEGRANQLEEEIRELRRKHKQDLQDALMHRELLQQEVEREKAAKLELEKTARVRSATVSEQTTITRHNSALENGSLSRKLSSASSLGSMEESYFLQASLDSSDGFSERRNAGEATMSPYYMKSMTPSAFEASLRQKEGELASYMSRLASMESIRDSLAEELVKMTEQCEKLRAEAGMLPGMRAELEALRRRHSAALELMGERDEELEELRADIVDLKEMYREQVNLLVNKIQIMSSSVGA from the exons ATGGCGTGGTTCAGTGGGAAAGTCTCTTTGGGGAACTTTCCCGATCTCGCCGGGGCCGTGAATAAGCTCCAGGAGAGCGTGAAGAACATCGAGAAGAATTTCGATAGTGCCCTCGGAttcgaagaaagagagaaagccgAATCCGGCCATGAAG CTTCAGGATTATGGCCTTCATCTAGTGAAAGGATTATGTCCTTTATGGGGCAACAAAATGAGGAAAGTAATGTTGAATCATCAGAGAAAGCCGAGTCTTCTGATTCTCCACCTAAGGTTGACAAATCACCTGGGGAAACTGAATCTCTACAGCTAACGTCTACTGTTGAGGATAAAGAAGGGGTCAAGGCTGAAACTTTGCAACAATCTACAACTGAACAGATGGCTGCTAAGGAGGAAAATGAAGTtgtaaaggaagaaaaagatgatAACCCTGCTGCGGTTGTGGGGGAAACAAAGACTGTGATAGCAGAGTCTGAAAAATCTGAATCCGAGTCACCTTCAGTGCTGGTTGAACAACCTGAATCCACTGTTAAGAATGCTGGCCCATCCGATTCTGTTTATTCTCAAGAAGACAACAAGATTTCTGTAGCGGGACCCCCAGAAAATTCAGAATCATTGCAAGAAAAGTCAGGATTTCTTGCAGTAGATCAAGTTGAGGAAGGTAGTACTGCTCTGCTGGGTGAGGAACATTATATAGTCGATATGCATGAGAATTTGGATGAACATAAACCACAAGTAGAGAAGGATGGACATATGACACAGGTTGAAGAGAATGTTGATATGATTTCTCCAGTCAAAGCTGAGCCATCGACTGATAGTCAGCCTGGAGGTTTGGATGAGCCCTCCGTTGAGATTCATACCGTTGGTAGATTATCTACTAATCAACTACCCAGTGTGCATCATTCTGATGATGCTTCGCATACCGTTTCTGAATTGGCTTTGAAAGAGCATAATGCTGTTGTTGAGGAACCTGAAGTTGATCAACGAGCTGATGAGAATGAAGCTGACGTTAAAGAGCAGCATTTGAGCTCAGGAGAAAATGCATCTGACTCTTCAGAGGCTTTGATTGAATTGGAGAAGCTAAAGGTGGAGATGAAAATGATGGAAGCTGCATTGCAAGGTGCTGCAAGACAAGCTCAG GCAAAAGCTGATGAGATTGCAAAGTTTATGAACGAAAATGAGCAATTAAAAGCTGCAATTGAGGATTTGAAG AGAAAATCCAGTGATGCAGAAGTTGAGTCTCTGCGAGAGGAATATCATCAAAGGGTTGCAACACTTGAAAGGAAG GTTTATGCTCTTACTAAGGAAAGGGACACGCTTCGGCGGGAACAGAATAAGAAAAGTGACGCTGCTGCTCTTCTGAAGGAAAAGGATGAAATAATTAATCAAGTTATGGCTGAAG GCGAAGAGCTATCAAAAAAGCAGGCTGCTCAAGAAGCTCAAATTAGGAAATTAAGGGCTCAG ATCAGAgagtttgaagaagagaagaaagggCTGAGTACTAAACTTCAG GTTGAAGAGAATAAAGTAGAGAGCATTAAGAGGGACAAGATGGCTACAGAAAAGTTGCTGCAGGAGACCATTGAAAAGCACCAAATGGAACTTGCATCACAGAAAGAGTATTATACTAATGCTTTGGCTGCTGCCAAGGAGGCAGAAGCTTTGGCCGAGGCACGTGCCAACGATGAAGCCAGATCGGAACTAGAGAGGCGTCTAAAAGAGGCTGAGGAACGTGAGGCTTTGCTAGTTCAGGCACTTGAAGAATTGCGGCAGACTCTAACTAGAAAGGAGCAGCAG GCAGTATTTAGAGAAGACATGCTTCTCCGTGACATTGAGGATCTTCAGAAACGTTATCAA gcaAGTGAGCGCCGATGTGAGGAGTTGATTACCCAAGTACCGGAATCTACCAGGCCTCTTCTTAGGCAGATTGAAGCTATGCAG GAAACAAATTCAAGAAGGGCAGAAGCTTGGGCAGCTGTTGAGAGGTCTCTTAACTCTCGACTCCAG GAAGCAGAGGCCAAAGCTGCAGCTGCTGAGGAAAGAGAACGATCTGTTAATGAGCGCTTGTCTCAAACGTTATCTAGAATTAACGTCCTTGAGGCTCAG ATTTCCTGTCTTAGAGCTGAGCAATCCCAGTTAAGTAAGTCTGTTGAAAAGGAGAGACAAAGAGCAGCTGAAAATAGGCAGGAGTACCTTGCAGCAAAGGAGGAAGCTGACACTCAAGAAGGCCGTGCAAACCAGCTTGAAGAAGAAATTAGGGAACTCAGGCGAAAACATAAGCAAGATTTACAAGATGCATTGATGCATAGGGAACTGCTACAGCAG GAGGTAGAAAGGGAGAAAGCTGCTAAGTTAGAGTTGGAAAAGACAGCTCGTGTCCGCTCTGCTACTGTATCTGAACAGACTACTATAACAAGGCACAATTCGGCTTTAGAGAATG GAAGCTTGAGCCGAAAACTCTCAAGTGCTAGCAGCCTGGGGAGTATGGAGGAAAGCTATTTTCTGCAAGCATCTTTGGACTCATCCGATGGTTTCTCTGAGAGGAGAAATGCTGGAGAGGCAACTATGAGTCCGTACTATATGAAGAGTATGACACCTAGTGCTTTTGAAGCTTCTCTTCGTCAGAAGGAGGGTGAACTTGCATCTTACATGTCTCGTTTG GCATCCATGGAATCTATTCGTGATTCTCTTGCTGAGGAGTTAGTCAAAATGACAGAACAG TGTGAAAAGTTACGGGCAGAGGCTGGCATGTTGCCTGGTATGCGAGCAGAGCTAGAGGCACTAAGGAGACGGCACTCTGCTGCACTGGAGCTAATGGGCGAACGTGATGAGGAG CTGGAGGAGCTTCGTGCGGATATTGTGGACTTGAAGGAGATGTATAGAGAGCAAGTGAACTTGCTTGTCAACAAG ATCCAGATAATGAGTTCATCGGTTGGAGCCTAG